One Peromyscus maniculatus bairdii isolate BWxNUB_F1_BW_parent chromosome 14, HU_Pman_BW_mat_3.1, whole genome shotgun sequence genomic window carries:
- the Rbm25 gene encoding RNA-binding protein 25 isoform X2: MSFPPHLNRPPMGIPALPPGIPPPQFPGFPPPVPPGTPMIPVPMSIMAPAPTVLVPTVSMVGKHLGARKDHPGLKLKENDENCGPTTTVFVGNISEKASDMLIRQLLAKCGLVLSWKRVQGASGKLQAFGFCEYKEPESTLRALRLLHDLQIGEKKLLVKVDAKTKAQLDEWKAKKKASNGNARPETVTNDDEEALDEETKRRDQMIKGAIEVLIREYSSELNAPSQESDSHPRKKKKEKKEDIFRRFPVAPLIPYPLITKEDINAIEMEEDKRDLISREISKFRDTHKKLEEEKGKKEKERQEIEKERRERERERERERERREREREREREREREKEKERERERERDRDRDRTKERDRDRERDRDRDRERSSDRNKDRSRSREKSRDREREREREREREREREREREREREREREREREREREKDKKRDREEDEEDAYERRKLERKLREKEAAYQERLKNWEIRERKKTREYEKEAEREEERRREMAKEAKRLKEFLEDYDDDRDDPKYYRGSALQKRLRDREKEMEADERDRKREKEELEEIRQRLLAEGHPDPDAELQRMEQEAERRRQPQIKQEPESEEEEEEKQEKEEKREEPMEEEEEPEQKPCLKPTLRPISSAPSVSSASGNATPNTPGDESPCGIIIPHENSPDQQQPEEHRPKIGLSLKLGASNSPGQPNSVKRKKLPVDSVFNKFEDEDSDDVPRKRKLVPLDYGEDDKNATKGTVNTEEKRKHIKSLIEKIPTAKPELFAYPLDWSIVDSILMERRIRPWINKKIIEYIGEEEATLVDFVCSKVMAHSSPQSILDDVAMVLDEEAEVFIVKMWRLLIYETEAKKIGLVK; encoded by the exons ATGTCTTTCCCCCCTCATTTGAACCGCCCTCCCatgggaatcccagcactccctcCAGGGATCCCACCCCCACAATTTCCTGGCTTTCCTCCACCTGTACCTCCAG GGACACCAATGATTCCTGTACCAATGAGTATTATGGCTCCTGCTCCAACT GTCCTAGTACCTACTGTGTCCATGGTTGGAAAGCATTTGGGAGCAAGAAAGGATCATCCAGGcttaaaattgaaagaaaatgatgaaaattgTGGGCCTACTACTACAGTTTTTGTTGGCAACATTTCTGAGAAAGCCTCAGACATGCTTATACGACAGCTCTTAGCT aaatgtgGTTTGGTGTTGAGCTGGAAGAGAGTACAAGGTGCCTCTGGAAAACTTCAAG CTTTTGGATTTTGTGAGTATAAAGAACCTGAGTCTACCCTCCGTGCTCTCAGATTATTGCATGACCTTCAGATTGGAGAGAAGAAACTACTTGTTAAAGTTGATGCAAAGACAAAGGCACAGTTGGATGaatggaaagcaaagaaaaaagctTCCAATGGG AATGCCAGACCAGAAACTGTCACTAATGATGATGAAGAAGCCTTAgatgaagaaacaaagagaagagacCAGATGATTAAAGGGGCTATTGAAGTTTTAATACGTGAATACTCCAGTGAGCTAAATGCCCCCTCACAGGAGTCTGATTCTCAccccaggaagaaaaagaaggaaaagaaggaggac ATTTTTCGTAGATTTCCAGTGGCCCCATTGATCCCTTACCCACTCATCACCAAG GAGGATATAAATGCTatagaaatggaagaagacaaaAGAGACTTGATATCGCGAGAGATCAGCAAATTCAGAGACACACACAAG AaactggaagaagagaaaggcaaaaaagaaaaagaaagacaggaaattgAGAAAGAacggagagaaagagagagggaacgTGAAAGGGAACGAGAAAGGCGAGAACGGGAacgagaaagggaaagagaacgtgaacgagaaaaggaaaaagaacggGAGCGGGAACGAGAACGGGATAGGGACCGTGACCGCACAAAAGAGAGAGACCGAGATCGAGAAAGAGATCGCGACCGTGATCGAGAAAGGAGCTCAGATCGAAATAAGGATCGAAGTCGATCAAG AGAAAAAAGCAGAGATCGTGAACGGGAacgggagagggaaagagagagagagcgagaacGGGAACGAGAAAGAGaacgagagcgagagagagaaagagaaagagaacggGAGCGTGAACGTGAGAAAGACAAGAAGCGAGACagggaagaggatgaagaagatgCATATGAACGaagaaaactggaaagaaaacttCGAGAGAAAGAGGCTGCTTATCAAGAG cgCCTTAAGAATTGGGAAATCAGAGAACGAAAGAAAACAAGGGAATATGAGAAAGAGgctgaaagagaagaagaaagaagaagagaaatg GCTAAAGAGGCCAAACGACTAAAAGAATTCCTAGAAgattatgatgatgatagagATGATCCCAAGTACTATAG GGGGAGTGCTCTTCAGAAACGGTTGCGTGAtagggaaaaagaaatggaagctgATGAACGagataggaagagagagaaggaagaacttGAGGAAATCAGGCAACGCTTACTGGCGGAGGGGCATCCAGATCCAGATGCAGAGCTCCAGAGG ATGGAGCAAGAGGCTGAGAGGCGCAGACAGCCTCAAATAAAGCAAGAGCCAGaatcagaggaggaggaagaagaaaagcaagaaaaagaagaaaaacgaGAAGAGCctatggaagaggaagaagaaccaGAGCAAAAGCCTTGTCTCAAACCCACTCTGAGACCCATCAGCTCCGCCCCATCTGTGTCCTCTGCCAGTGGCAACGCAACACCCAACACTCCTGGGGATGAGTCTCCTTGTGGGATCATTATTCCTCATGAAAACTCACCAGATCAACAGCAGCCTGAGGAGCATAGGCCAAAAATAGGACTAAGTCTTAAACTGG GTGCTTCCAATAGTCCTGGCCAGCCTAATTCTGTGAAGAGAAAGAAACTGCCTGTAGATAGTGTCTTTAACAAATTTGAGGATGAAGACAGTGATGATGTGCCCCGAAAAAGGAAACTTGTTCCCTTGGATTATGGTGAAGATGATAAAAATGCCACCAAAGGCACTGTAAACACTGAAGAAAAGCGCAAGCACATTAAAAGTCTTATTGAGAAAATCCCCACAGCCAAACCTGAGCTCTTTGCTTATCCTCTGGATTGGTCTATTGTGGATTCC ATACTGATGGAACGAAGAATCCGGCCATGGATCAATAAGAAAATCATAGAATACATAGGTGAAGAAGAAGCTACATTAGTTGATTTTGTTTGTTCTAAG gttATGGCACATAGTTCACCTCAGAGCATTTTAGATGATGTTGCCATG
- the Rbm25 gene encoding RNA-binding protein 25 isoform X1 produces the protein MDRQRKEGLCQLLWTGAVRMSFPPHLNRPPMGIPALPPGIPPPQFPGFPPPVPPGTPMIPVPMSIMAPAPTVLVPTVSMVGKHLGARKDHPGLKLKENDENCGPTTTVFVGNISEKASDMLIRQLLAKCGLVLSWKRVQGASGKLQAFGFCEYKEPESTLRALRLLHDLQIGEKKLLVKVDAKTKAQLDEWKAKKKASNGNARPETVTNDDEEALDEETKRRDQMIKGAIEVLIREYSSELNAPSQESDSHPRKKKKEKKEDIFRRFPVAPLIPYPLITKEDINAIEMEEDKRDLISREISKFRDTHKKLEEEKGKKEKERQEIEKERRERERERERERERREREREREREREREKEKERERERERDRDRDRTKERDRDRERDRDRDRERSSDRNKDRSRSREKSRDREREREREREREREREREREREREREREREREREREKDKKRDREEDEEDAYERRKLERKLREKEAAYQERLKNWEIRERKKTREYEKEAEREEERRREMAKEAKRLKEFLEDYDDDRDDPKYYRGSALQKRLRDREKEMEADERDRKREKEELEEIRQRLLAEGHPDPDAELQRMEQEAERRRQPQIKQEPESEEEEEEKQEKEEKREEPMEEEEEPEQKPCLKPTLRPISSAPSVSSASGNATPNTPGDESPCGIIIPHENSPDQQQPEEHRPKIGLSLKLGASNSPGQPNSVKRKKLPVDSVFNKFEDEDSDDVPRKRKLVPLDYGEDDKNATKGTVNTEEKRKHIKSLIEKIPTAKPELFAYPLDWSIVDSILMERRIRPWINKKIIEYIGEEEATLVDFVCSKVMAHSSPQSILDDVAMVLDEEAEVFIVKMWRLLIYETEAKKIGLVK, from the exons atggacagacagagaaaagagggtCTTTGCCAACTCCTTTGG actgGTGCAGTCAGAATGTCTTTCCCCCCTCATTTGAACCGCCCTCCCatgggaatcccagcactccctcCAGGGATCCCACCCCCACAATTTCCTGGCTTTCCTCCACCTGTACCTCCAG GGACACCAATGATTCCTGTACCAATGAGTATTATGGCTCCTGCTCCAACT GTCCTAGTACCTACTGTGTCCATGGTTGGAAAGCATTTGGGAGCAAGAAAGGATCATCCAGGcttaaaattgaaagaaaatgatgaaaattgTGGGCCTACTACTACAGTTTTTGTTGGCAACATTTCTGAGAAAGCCTCAGACATGCTTATACGACAGCTCTTAGCT aaatgtgGTTTGGTGTTGAGCTGGAAGAGAGTACAAGGTGCCTCTGGAAAACTTCAAG CTTTTGGATTTTGTGAGTATAAAGAACCTGAGTCTACCCTCCGTGCTCTCAGATTATTGCATGACCTTCAGATTGGAGAGAAGAAACTACTTGTTAAAGTTGATGCAAAGACAAAGGCACAGTTGGATGaatggaaagcaaagaaaaaagctTCCAATGGG AATGCCAGACCAGAAACTGTCACTAATGATGATGAAGAAGCCTTAgatgaagaaacaaagagaagagacCAGATGATTAAAGGGGCTATTGAAGTTTTAATACGTGAATACTCCAGTGAGCTAAATGCCCCCTCACAGGAGTCTGATTCTCAccccaggaagaaaaagaaggaaaagaaggaggac ATTTTTCGTAGATTTCCAGTGGCCCCATTGATCCCTTACCCACTCATCACCAAG GAGGATATAAATGCTatagaaatggaagaagacaaaAGAGACTTGATATCGCGAGAGATCAGCAAATTCAGAGACACACACAAG AaactggaagaagagaaaggcaaaaaagaaaaagaaagacaggaaattgAGAAAGAacggagagaaagagagagggaacgTGAAAGGGAACGAGAAAGGCGAGAACGGGAacgagaaagggaaagagaacgtgaacgagaaaaggaaaaagaacggGAGCGGGAACGAGAACGGGATAGGGACCGTGACCGCACAAAAGAGAGAGACCGAGATCGAGAAAGAGATCGCGACCGTGATCGAGAAAGGAGCTCAGATCGAAATAAGGATCGAAGTCGATCAAG AGAAAAAAGCAGAGATCGTGAACGGGAacgggagagggaaagagagagagagcgagaacGGGAACGAGAAAGAGaacgagagcgagagagagaaagagaaagagaacggGAGCGTGAACGTGAGAAAGACAAGAAGCGAGACagggaagaggatgaagaagatgCATATGAACGaagaaaactggaaagaaaacttCGAGAGAAAGAGGCTGCTTATCAAGAG cgCCTTAAGAATTGGGAAATCAGAGAACGAAAGAAAACAAGGGAATATGAGAAAGAGgctgaaagagaagaagaaagaagaagagaaatg GCTAAAGAGGCCAAACGACTAAAAGAATTCCTAGAAgattatgatgatgatagagATGATCCCAAGTACTATAG GGGGAGTGCTCTTCAGAAACGGTTGCGTGAtagggaaaaagaaatggaagctgATGAACGagataggaagagagagaaggaagaacttGAGGAAATCAGGCAACGCTTACTGGCGGAGGGGCATCCAGATCCAGATGCAGAGCTCCAGAGG ATGGAGCAAGAGGCTGAGAGGCGCAGACAGCCTCAAATAAAGCAAGAGCCAGaatcagaggaggaggaagaagaaaagcaagaaaaagaagaaaaacgaGAAGAGCctatggaagaggaagaagaaccaGAGCAAAAGCCTTGTCTCAAACCCACTCTGAGACCCATCAGCTCCGCCCCATCTGTGTCCTCTGCCAGTGGCAACGCAACACCCAACACTCCTGGGGATGAGTCTCCTTGTGGGATCATTATTCCTCATGAAAACTCACCAGATCAACAGCAGCCTGAGGAGCATAGGCCAAAAATAGGACTAAGTCTTAAACTGG GTGCTTCCAATAGTCCTGGCCAGCCTAATTCTGTGAAGAGAAAGAAACTGCCTGTAGATAGTGTCTTTAACAAATTTGAGGATGAAGACAGTGATGATGTGCCCCGAAAAAGGAAACTTGTTCCCTTGGATTATGGTGAAGATGATAAAAATGCCACCAAAGGCACTGTAAACACTGAAGAAAAGCGCAAGCACATTAAAAGTCTTATTGAGAAAATCCCCACAGCCAAACCTGAGCTCTTTGCTTATCCTCTGGATTGGTCTATTGTGGATTCC ATACTGATGGAACGAAGAATCCGGCCATGGATCAATAAGAAAATCATAGAATACATAGGTGAAGAAGAAGCTACATTAGTTGATTTTGTTTGTTCTAAG gttATGGCACATAGTTCACCTCAGAGCATTTTAGATGATGTTGCCATG
- the Rbm25 gene encoding RNA-binding protein 25 isoform X3, with protein sequence MIKGAIEVLIREYSSELNAPSQESDSHPRKKKKEKKEDIFRRFPVAPLIPYPLITKEDINAIEMEEDKRDLISREISKFRDTHKKLEEEKGKKEKERQEIEKERRERERERERERERREREREREREREREKEKERERERERDRDRDRTKERDRDRERDRDRDRERSSDRNKDRSRSREKSRDREREREREREREREREREREREREREREREREREREKDKKRDREEDEEDAYERRKLERKLREKEAAYQERLKNWEIRERKKTREYEKEAEREEERRREMAKEAKRLKEFLEDYDDDRDDPKYYRGSALQKRLRDREKEMEADERDRKREKEELEEIRQRLLAEGHPDPDAELQRMEQEAERRRQPQIKQEPESEEEEEEKQEKEEKREEPMEEEEEPEQKPCLKPTLRPISSAPSVSSASGNATPNTPGDESPCGIIIPHENSPDQQQPEEHRPKIGLSLKLGASNSPGQPNSVKRKKLPVDSVFNKFEDEDSDDVPRKRKLVPLDYGEDDKNATKGTVNTEEKRKHIKSLIEKIPTAKPELFAYPLDWSIVDSILMERRIRPWINKKIIEYIGEEEATLVDFVCSKVMAHSSPQSILDDVAMVLDEEAEVFIVKMWRLLIYETEAKKIGLVK encoded by the exons ATGATTAAAGGGGCTATTGAAGTTTTAATACGTGAATACTCCAGTGAGCTAAATGCCCCCTCACAGGAGTCTGATTCTCAccccaggaagaaaaagaaggaaaagaaggaggac ATTTTTCGTAGATTTCCAGTGGCCCCATTGATCCCTTACCCACTCATCACCAAG GAGGATATAAATGCTatagaaatggaagaagacaaaAGAGACTTGATATCGCGAGAGATCAGCAAATTCAGAGACACACACAAG AaactggaagaagagaaaggcaaaaaagaaaaagaaagacaggaaattgAGAAAGAacggagagaaagagagagggaacgTGAAAGGGAACGAGAAAGGCGAGAACGGGAacgagaaagggaaagagaacgtgaacgagaaaaggaaaaagaacggGAGCGGGAACGAGAACGGGATAGGGACCGTGACCGCACAAAAGAGAGAGACCGAGATCGAGAAAGAGATCGCGACCGTGATCGAGAAAGGAGCTCAGATCGAAATAAGGATCGAAGTCGATCAAG AGAAAAAAGCAGAGATCGTGAACGGGAacgggagagggaaagagagagagagcgagaacGGGAACGAGAAAGAGaacgagagcgagagagagaaagagaaagagaacggGAGCGTGAACGTGAGAAAGACAAGAAGCGAGACagggaagaggatgaagaagatgCATATGAACGaagaaaactggaaagaaaacttCGAGAGAAAGAGGCTGCTTATCAAGAG cgCCTTAAGAATTGGGAAATCAGAGAACGAAAGAAAACAAGGGAATATGAGAAAGAGgctgaaagagaagaagaaagaagaagagaaatg GCTAAAGAGGCCAAACGACTAAAAGAATTCCTAGAAgattatgatgatgatagagATGATCCCAAGTACTATAG GGGGAGTGCTCTTCAGAAACGGTTGCGTGAtagggaaaaagaaatggaagctgATGAACGagataggaagagagagaaggaagaacttGAGGAAATCAGGCAACGCTTACTGGCGGAGGGGCATCCAGATCCAGATGCAGAGCTCCAGAGG ATGGAGCAAGAGGCTGAGAGGCGCAGACAGCCTCAAATAAAGCAAGAGCCAGaatcagaggaggaggaagaagaaaagcaagaaaaagaagaaaaacgaGAAGAGCctatggaagaggaagaagaaccaGAGCAAAAGCCTTGTCTCAAACCCACTCTGAGACCCATCAGCTCCGCCCCATCTGTGTCCTCTGCCAGTGGCAACGCAACACCCAACACTCCTGGGGATGAGTCTCCTTGTGGGATCATTATTCCTCATGAAAACTCACCAGATCAACAGCAGCCTGAGGAGCATAGGCCAAAAATAGGACTAAGTCTTAAACTGG GTGCTTCCAATAGTCCTGGCCAGCCTAATTCTGTGAAGAGAAAGAAACTGCCTGTAGATAGTGTCTTTAACAAATTTGAGGATGAAGACAGTGATGATGTGCCCCGAAAAAGGAAACTTGTTCCCTTGGATTATGGTGAAGATGATAAAAATGCCACCAAAGGCACTGTAAACACTGAAGAAAAGCGCAAGCACATTAAAAGTCTTATTGAGAAAATCCCCACAGCCAAACCTGAGCTCTTTGCTTATCCTCTGGATTGGTCTATTGTGGATTCC ATACTGATGGAACGAAGAATCCGGCCATGGATCAATAAGAAAATCATAGAATACATAGGTGAAGAAGAAGCTACATTAGTTGATTTTGTTTGTTCTAAG gttATGGCACATAGTTCACCTCAGAGCATTTTAGATGATGTTGCCATG